The Anabaena sp. PCC 7108 region CTAGGTGTCAATATCAATGGCTGAAAAAACCAAAACTCGTCAAATTATTGACATCATTCTCAAAAATATTGAGAATAAAGTAGCTTATTGCGAAAAAACTTGACAAATCACTTTTTTAGTAAAAATCAGATTTAAAAAACTAATCACAACAAAACCCCCAGTTACGAAACTGAGGGTGATTTTTATGGACATTTGATCAACTGGCCTTTACTGCTATTGAGGTAAAGTGCGGCTGGTGTAAGCATCCATCACATAAGCTGGAGTGCGATCGCTGTAATCTATTTCCATACCTGTAATAGATTTTGCCAATTGTTCAAAAGATTCAGAACGCCAGTTACGTTCATGGATAGGCTTACTTTGTTCACCCATGAAGTAGGCCAAAGAACCAACAACTGAAACAGCTACCCAACCGACAACAAATAATGCAATTAAGATAGTCATCTTTAAACCTCGTGTTTTAACTTGTGTTTCTCTATGTAAATAAATATAACAAATATAAACAAAATTTGCAAACTGTTCATAAGGTGTGCTAACCGATGATATTGGTGGGGGATTCCACACTGTTCCCTCCTATCCACAAAAAAAGACAAAAAAAGACAGGTATAATTCCTGTCTGAGAATCAATTATTTAGCAAAGAAGTTTAGAAATTCATCTCAGCAGCTTGGACTTTTTCTACCTGCTTCTTCTTCAGTACCAACATTACTTGTGCTAACATCACCAAACAGATGAAAGCTACTAACCAGGTGACTCTAGAACTGTCTTGTAGCACTATTTCTGCATCTTTTTGACCGAAACCACCCACATTGGGGTTGCTGGTCAAAGCATCACCAGATGCAACTGTTTGTCCTTCAGAAACAATCAGGTCTGGACCTGCGGGAACTAGATCGTTAACAACTTCACCAGATTCAGGTTTGATGCTGATTACATACTTAACGTTACCGTCTTCATCTTCTTCTTTGGCAATCTTGCTAATTGTGCCAGCAGTGGAAGCGTTGTAAACGTTATTATTGCTCTTTTCACCAGTGGGGTAAATTTGTCCGCGTCCCCGGTTTCCACCGACATGAACGGAATATTTACCGAAGTTGATACTCTTGTCAGTTGCGGGGTTAGGAGAAAGAACAGGGAAGACAATTTCTTGATATTGTTCGCCGGGTAATGGTCCAACGATGACAATATTGTCTTTTTCTTCACCGTAGGGTTGGAAGTAAACATCGCCTACTTCTTCCTTTAGTTCTTCAGAAATACGGTCTTCAGGTGCAATTTTGAAGCCTTGAGGCAACATTAATACAGCACCGACATTTAAGCCGACTTTAGAACCATCAGCACCTACTTGCTGGACGCTGGTATCGTAGGGAATTTTGACGATCGCTTTAAATACGGT contains the following coding sequences:
- a CDS encoding photosystem II protein, Psb35-related; the protein is MTILIALFVVGWVAVSVVGSLAYFMGEQSKPIHERNWRSESFEQLAKSITGMEIDYSDRTPAYVMDAYTSRTLPQ
- the petA gene encoding cytochrome f is translated as MRNACTPARLTCIAKAMVNSLLIAIATLTFFFTSDLALPQTAAAYPFWAQAAYPETPREPTGRIVCANCHLAAKNTEIEVPQSVLPDTVFKAIVKIPYDTSVQQVGADGSKVGLNVGAVLMLPQGFKIAPEDRISEELKEEVGDVYFQPYGEEKDNIVIVGPLPGEQYQEIVFPVLSPNPATDKSINFGKYSVHVGGNRGRGQIYPTGEKSNNNVYNASTAGTISKIAKEEDEDGNVKYVISIKPESGEVVNDLVPAGPDLIVSEGQTVASGDALTSNPNVGGFGQKDAEIVLQDSSRVTWLVAFICLVMLAQVMLVLKKKQVEKVQAAEMNF